A stretch of DNA from Sphingomonas ginkgonis:
GCACACCGTTGAGCGTGCCCAAATTGAACGCTCCGGGCTTGGCGTAGCGGAGGTGCCCGCTGCGATCGATTACGAAGTTGGTCGGCAGCGCCTCGGCGTCATAGGCGCCGCGAACCCCGCGGACCGGGGGGATGTGCATCACCGCGAACAGCTTTCTGAGCTGATAGAGCGGAAGCGAGTCCTCGGTGGTGACGGCGAAGACCCGCAGCCCGAACCGTACCTGGGCCTTGTAGTAGGCGTCGAGCAGCGGAAGCTCCTGGCGGCACGGGCCGCACCAGGTCGCCCAGAAATTGAGAACGACTACCTTGCCGCGAAGCTCGCTCAGCGCGACCTTGTGCCCGTCGACGAGGGTCAAGTTGAAGTCCGGCGCCAGCTCGCCCAACTTGGGCGTCCCGGCCTCGGCCGGCGCCGCGGCGAGCACCAGGCCGATGAATATGAGACGCAACAGGCTCGACATGCTGACTACCCCCGCACGGCAACCTGCCCGCCTGGCGGCGAGGGGTCAACCGTTGCTCCCAGGCGCGAGCGCGCGATAGTTCTCGCGACTGTTCTGAAGTGCAACGATCCGGCTGATCCTGTCGCAGGAGGTTGCCCGAGGTTGCCGCTCGGCATGGTGCGCGCTAGAGCGCCGGGGAACGCGCATACCTATGCGTAGACCATGGATCAGGGGACCCGAATGACCACCAGCTTCGACGCGATGCGCGACAAGATCCGAGACGGGAAAGGGTTCATCGCGGCGCTCGACCAGAGCGGCGGATCGACTCCGGGCGCGCTCAAGGCCTATGGTGTCGGCGAGGACAGCTATGCGAACGACGAGGAGATGTTCGGGCTGATCCACCAGATGCGCGAGCGGATCATCACCTCGCCCTGCTTCAATGGCGACAAGGTGATCGGCGCCATCCTGTTCGAGCGGACGATGGACGGCGAGGCAGGCGGCCAGCCGGTTCCGACCGCGCTGTGGGAACGTGGCGTCGTGCCGTTCCTCAAGGTCGACAAGGGGCTCGAGGAGGAGAAGGACGGCGTCCAGCTGATGAAGCCGATGCCGGGCCTCGGCGACCTCCTCGACCGCGCCCGGGAAAAGGGCGTCTATGGGACCAAGATGCGCTCGGTCATTAAGCTCGGCAACGAAGCCGGGATCGCGGCGGTGGTGGCCCAGCAGTTCGAGGTCGCGGGCGAGATCGTCCGCCACGGTCTGATGCCGATCATCGAGCCGGAAGTCTCGATCAAGAGCCCGGAGCGCGACGCCGCCGACCGCATCCTCCTCGCCGAGACGCTCCGCCACCTCGATCGCCTGCCCAAGACCCAGCAGGTCATGTTGAAGCTCTCCATCCCGGCCGAGGCCGGGCTGTTCCAGCCGCTCGTCGACTATCCTCGCGTGCTCCGCGTCGTCGCGCTGTCGGGCGGGTTCAGCCGCAGCGACGCCTGCCGCGAGCTGGCGAAGAACCCCGGGATGATCGCCAGTTTCAGCCGCGCCCTTCTGGAGGATCTCCGTCATCAGATGAGCGGCGACGAGTTCGATCGCTCACTCGGCGGTGCGATCGACGAGATCTACCAGGCCTCGGCGGAGAAGGAACCCGCCTGAGCCGCGGCGAACCCGACTGGCTCGTTTCGCGCGAGCAGATCGCGGCGCTACTGACCCCCGGTCAGCGCGCGGCGATCGTCCGGGGCTCCGGAGGCGGGGAAGTGGCGCCGTGAGCACTGGGGAGCCGGACGCGGAGTTTTATTATCATCGCTCGGTGGCTCCGACGCTCTGGGTTCTGTTCGCCCTTGCGGCGACGGAGATGCTGGCCGTGCACCTCTTCATCGTTGCCAAATGGCCGAGGGTTTCCTGGCCGCTGCTCCTGCTGACTTTGGCCGGGCTGGTCTGGCTGGTCGTTGCGATCCGATCCATGCCCTGCATGCCGCACCGGATCGATGGCGACCGCCTGCTCCTCTTCGCCGGGCGGCTGAAGCGGGTGGAGGTGCCGCTCGCCGATATCTGCGAGGTGCGGAGCAGCTTTACCGGCGAGGAGGTGAGGGAAGGCACCCGCAACCTCGCGCTCGCCGCTTATCCCAACCGGCTGATCGAGCGGCGCACGCCGGGCCGCCGTTCGCGCATCGGGGTCCGCCTCGACAACCCCTCGACGTTCGACGCAGCGCTGCGAATGCGGGGAGTCGACGTGCGCTAGTCGCCCCGGCTAGGGGGCGACGATGATCGACGAGGACGAGTTGGACGAACGGGAGGCGCTCGACGCCTTCGCCGAAACCTTCACCCGCGAGCCGGGGCGACCTTGCCAGCTCTATCTGATCAGTCCGCAGGAGGTCGGTGGCGGCTTTCCCGACCGGCTCCGAGCGGCGCTGCAGGGCGGACCGGTCGCGGCCTTTCAGCTGCGGGTCAAGGACATGGACGAGCATGCGCTGGCGAAGCTGGCCGAGCCGCTGCAGCGGATCTGCGCCGACCACGAAGTCGCCTTCATCGTGAATGACAGCGTGAGCCTCGCGCGGAGGCTCGGGGCGGATGGTGTCCACCTCGGCCAGAAGGACGGCGACCCACGCGAGGCGCGCTCCCGGCTTGGTCCGCAGGCGCAGATCGGGGTGACCTGCCACGACAGCCGTCACCTGGCGATGGAAGCGGGGGAGGCGGGTGCCGACTATGTCGCGTTCGGCGCCTTTCATCCGACCACCACCAAGCCGACCGACTATCGCCCGACCCCTGCCATCCTCAGCTGGTGGTCGACCCTGTTCGAGATTCCCTGCGTGGCGATCGGCGGGATCACGCCGGCGAACGCGAGGCCTCTGGTGGAAGCGGGCGCCGACTTTCTCGCGGTCTGCCAGTCGGTATGGGTCAACGACGATCCCGCGGTGGCGGTCGGCGCTTTCGGTGCGCTGCTGGCGCCGACCGGCTAAGCGCCTCGGGGCAGAGCCCCGTCCCTGATCGGTTCGGTCGTGAACCAAACCCCGCAAGGCGCGTTCGCCGGAGACTGCGTCCACAGGGGTAAACGATTTATGCGTTCAACAATGATCGCGGCGCTGGCGACGGCCACGCTCGCGCTGTCCGGCTGCCAGACCGACGGGATGGGCGACAAGGTTCGGAGCGCCGGGTCGGCGGTGGGAAGCGCGGCCAGCAACGCCGCCGGTGCCGTCACTTCCGGCATTCCCTCGCTGGTCAATGTCGATCTCAGCAACGTGCTGAACAACTTGGCAGTCGATCTTCACCTCGACCGCGCCAATGTGCCGATCAACGCCCAGATCCCGATCACGCTCGCGGCGAACGTCTGCGGCGTGTCGATCAACATCCTATCGGTTTCGACGGGCGGACAGGCCAACTGCACCGCGAAAACCGCCAGCCCCGAGCTGGCCCAGGTCGTCCAGCAGCAGATCGCTGCCGGCGGCAACGTCGGCGGCGGCGCGCAGGGCGGTTCGACGGCAACCAACCCCGGCACCACCGCGACTGGCGGTACGGCGGCCTCCGGCTCGACCGGGACGACCGGCACCTCGACCGGGGCGACCACCACCAGCGGGACGATCCCGCCGGCGACTGGAACGACCAGCGCGACGACCACCACCACTCCGCCACGCAACTAAGGGGAAATCATCATGTCAAAGCGTCC
This window harbors:
- a CDS encoding TlpA family protein disulfide reductase, which encodes MSSLLRLIFIGLVLAAAPAEAGTPKLGELAPDFNLTLVDGHKVALSELRGKVVVLNFWATWCGPCRQELPLLDAYYKAQVRFGLRVFAVTTEDSLPLYQLRKLFAVMHIPPVRGVRGAYDAEALPTNFVIDRSGHLRYAKPGAFNLGTLNGVLVPLLREPPPAGTSAN
- a CDS encoding fructose bisphosphate aldolase, giving the protein MTTSFDAMRDKIRDGKGFIAALDQSGGSTPGALKAYGVGEDSYANDEEMFGLIHQMRERIITSPCFNGDKVIGAILFERTMDGEAGGQPVPTALWERGVVPFLKVDKGLEEEKDGVQLMKPMPGLGDLLDRAREKGVYGTKMRSVIKLGNEAGIAAVVAQQFEVAGEIVRHGLMPIIEPEVSIKSPERDAADRILLAETLRHLDRLPKTQQVMLKLSIPAEAGLFQPLVDYPRVLRVVALSGGFSRSDACRELAKNPGMIASFSRALLEDLRHQMSGDEFDRSLGGAIDEIYQASAEKEPA
- the thiE gene encoding thiamine phosphate synthase, producing the protein MIDEDELDEREALDAFAETFTREPGRPCQLYLISPQEVGGGFPDRLRAALQGGPVAAFQLRVKDMDEHALAKLAEPLQRICADHEVAFIVNDSVSLARRLGADGVHLGQKDGDPREARSRLGPQAQIGVTCHDSRHLAMEAGEAGADYVAFGAFHPTTTKPTDYRPTPAILSWWSTLFEIPCVAIGGITPANARPLVEAGADFLAVCQSVWVNDDPAVAVGAFGALLAPTG